In Paraburkholderia bryophila, a single genomic region encodes these proteins:
- a CDS encoding DUF979 domain-containing protein, producing the protein MTLTINYLFWLLGVVLLVIGGMIVTDKEHPRRFTAGGFWILYALIFLIGDKLPPAVVGVAVIVMALIAGFGGVTAGKAKTLSLEARKASAARLGNKLFIPALTIPVVTVIVTLSASHLIFGGMPLIEKANVTLIGFGIGCVIALAIACVLTRDTVGQSMKEARRLVDALSWAAVLPQMLGMLGLVFSDAGVGKAVAHVTTAYISLDYRFIAVAVYCIGMALFTMVMGNGFAAFPVMTGGVGVPILVGVFHGNPAVMVAIGMFSGYCGTLMTPMAANFNMVPAALLELPDKNAVIKVQIPTALTMLVVNIFLLNFLMFL; encoded by the coding sequence ATGACGCTCACGATCAATTATCTGTTCTGGCTGTTGGGCGTGGTGCTGCTGGTGATCGGCGGCATGATCGTCACGGATAAGGAACACCCGCGCCGCTTCACCGCCGGTGGTTTCTGGATTCTCTATGCGTTGATTTTTCTGATCGGCGACAAGCTGCCGCCTGCCGTGGTGGGCGTGGCCGTGATCGTGATGGCCTTGATTGCCGGCTTCGGCGGCGTCACCGCGGGCAAGGCGAAAACACTGTCGCTCGAAGCACGCAAGGCTAGCGCCGCACGTCTCGGCAACAAGCTGTTCATTCCCGCGCTGACCATTCCGGTTGTGACCGTGATCGTCACGCTGTCGGCGAGCCATTTGATCTTCGGCGGCATGCCGCTGATCGAGAAGGCCAACGTCACGTTGATCGGCTTCGGCATTGGCTGCGTGATCGCGCTCGCGATTGCCTGCGTGCTGACGCGCGACACCGTCGGCCAGTCCATGAAAGAAGCGCGGCGCCTCGTCGATGCGTTGTCTTGGGCCGCGGTGCTGCCGCAGATGCTCGGCATGCTCGGCCTCGTGTTTTCGGACGCCGGCGTCGGCAAGGCCGTCGCGCACGTGACCACCGCTTACATCAGCCTCGACTACCGCTTTATCGCGGTGGCCGTGTACTGCATCGGCATGGCGCTGTTCACGATGGTGATGGGCAACGGTTTCGCCGCCTTCCCGGTCATGACGGGCGGCGTCGGCGTGCCGATTCTGGTGGGCGTGTTCCACGGCAACCCGGCGGTGATGGTCGCGATCGGCATGTTCAGCGGCTACTGCGGCACGCTGATGACGCCGATGGCCGCGAACTTCAACATGGTGCCGGCCGCGCTGCTGGAACTGCCGGATAAGAACGCGGTGATCAAGGTACAGATTCCGACCGCGTTGACTATGTTGGTCGTGAACATCTTCCTGTTGAATTTCCTGATGTTCCTGTAG
- a CDS encoding DUF969 domain-containing protein, with amino-acid sequence MQTTVSLWPLIGVAVIIVGFLLRFNPMLIVAVATIVTGLAAHFPPEKILAEIGTGFIKTRNIPLIIFLPLAVIGLLERHGLRERAQAWIGGIKAATAGRLLIVYLLIRELTAAVGLTGLGGHPQMVRPLIAPMAEGATETRFGKISDAVRFKLRAFSAATDNVGLFFGEDIFVAFGAIVLMTTFLKEAGIVVEPIHVAVWGIPTAICAFLVHGFRLYLLDRKLERELRGNAAAASATVAPTQSAAGDKA; translated from the coding sequence ATGCAGACAACCGTCAGTCTATGGCCGCTTATTGGCGTGGCCGTCATCATCGTCGGCTTTTTATTACGGTTCAATCCGATGCTGATCGTGGCCGTCGCCACGATCGTCACCGGTCTGGCCGCGCACTTCCCGCCTGAAAAAATCCTGGCCGAAATCGGCACCGGCTTCATCAAAACCCGCAACATCCCGCTGATTATCTTTTTGCCGCTCGCGGTGATCGGCCTGCTCGAACGGCACGGTCTGCGTGAGCGCGCGCAAGCGTGGATCGGCGGCATCAAGGCCGCCACGGCAGGACGTCTCCTGATCGTCTATCTGCTGATTCGCGAGTTGACGGCGGCGGTCGGTTTGACCGGCCTCGGCGGTCATCCGCAGATGGTGCGTCCGCTGATCGCGCCGATGGCTGAAGGCGCGACGGAAACCCGCTTCGGCAAGATCAGCGACGCGGTGCGTTTCAAGTTGCGCGCGTTCTCCGCCGCCACCGACAACGTGGGGCTGTTCTTCGGCGAGGACATCTTCGTCGCGTTCGGCGCGATCGTGCTGATGACTACGTTCCTGAAAGAAGCCGGCATTGTCGTCGAGCCGATTCACGTCGCGGTCTGGGGCATTCCCACTGCGATCTGCGCGTTTCTCGTTCACGGCTTCCGCCTTTATCTGCTCGACCGCAAACTCGAACGCGAATTGCGCGGCAATGCCGCGGCCGCCAGCGCCACGGTCGCGCCGACGCAATCCGCCGCAGGAGACAAAGCATGA
- a CDS encoding ABC transporter ATP-binding protein yields MTNLLTIRNLAVNFNGLPAVDRISLDVAPGEVVGVVGESGSGKSVTMMALMGLIDAPGKVTADEVSFNGTDLLKASAKERRKIIGKDIAMVFQDALTSLNPSYTVGYQIKEVLKLHEGLRGSALDKRALELLDQVGIPDPKGRIGSFPHQMSGGMNQRVMIAMAIACNPKLLIADEPTTALDVTIQAQIMELLIKLQKERGMALVLISHDLAVVSEVAQRVAVMYAGEVIETNRVPDIFAAPHHPYTEALLAAIPEHNVGAVRLAALPGMVPGRDDRPKGCLFAPRCKYVADDCTKARPALAPLQGHAEVARVRCIKPLNLSGDANVHTHGGAR; encoded by the coding sequence ATGACGAATCTATTGACCATCCGCAACCTGGCGGTGAATTTCAACGGACTGCCCGCCGTCGACCGCATCAGTCTCGACGTCGCACCGGGCGAAGTGGTCGGCGTAGTCGGCGAATCCGGTTCGGGCAAGAGCGTCACGATGATGGCGCTGATGGGCCTGATCGATGCTCCCGGCAAAGTTACCGCCGACGAAGTCAGCTTCAACGGCACGGATCTGCTGAAAGCGTCGGCGAAGGAACGCCGCAAGATCATCGGCAAAGACATCGCAATGGTGTTCCAGGACGCGCTCACCAGTCTGAATCCGAGCTACACGGTCGGCTATCAGATCAAGGAAGTGCTGAAGCTGCACGAAGGCCTGCGCGGCAGCGCGCTGGACAAGCGCGCATTGGAGCTGCTGGATCAGGTCGGCATTCCCGACCCGAAAGGCCGCATCGGCTCGTTCCCGCATCAGATGTCGGGCGGTATGAACCAGCGCGTGATGATCGCCATGGCGATTGCCTGCAACCCGAAGCTGCTGATCGCCGACGAACCGACCACCGCGCTCGACGTCACGATCCAGGCGCAGATCATGGAACTGCTGATCAAGCTGCAGAAGGAACGCGGCATGGCGCTGGTGCTGATCTCGCACGATCTGGCGGTGGTGTCCGAGGTCGCGCAACGCGTCGCGGTCATGTACGCTGGCGAAGTGATCGAAACGAACCGGGTGCCCGACATCTTCGCCGCGCCGCATCATCCGTACACGGAAGCGTTGCTGGCGGCGATTCCCGAGCACAACGTCGGCGCGGTGCGACTGGCCGCGCTGCCGGGCATGGTGCCGGGGCGGGACGATCGGCCCAAAGGGTGTCTGTTCGCGCCGCGCTGCAAGTACGTGGCCGACGATTGCACCAAGGCGCGCCCGGCGCTGGCGCCGCTGCAAGGCCATGCCGAGGTGGCGCGCGTGCGCTGCATCAAACCCCTGAACCTGAGCGGCGACGCCAACGTTCACACCCATGGAGGCGCACGATGA
- a CDS encoding TraB/GumN family protein: MPDGVAARRFTRRSRDGGRRAAFARRWRARALTGAALACSVFGIGSVLPTSMTSNLMPIGLAQAAGAAANAPGQAGRPAAPLPSMPAPPRASLPGFNPPPASPGTTASGPVRQQPARMPFYVATRGTTTIYVLGTLHVGDPADYPAKQPFRAPILGALAASPTLALELSPDELLVSQDDVSKYGVCRRDCLPGLLPEPLWRKLAFRLRGNPAALDAIKKMRPWLASLVVETYDSLSAGLQTEYGTEAQLQNVYIRTRGKIVGLETLPQQMRAFTGLSLAQQREMLAQDLVQTPAENVDDVRTLHRLWRVGDADAIAAWQAAKSEKLARDQRISDSIDNRIVYERNRRFVSRMLLIAAPNKPVFVAIGALHLGGRKGVLQLLRQHGFIVDAY, translated from the coding sequence ATGCCTGATGGGGTGGCGGCGCGTCGTTTTACGCGCCGCTCGCGTGATGGCGGCCGCCGCGCCGCTTTCGCACGGCGCTGGAGGGCGCGTGCGCTGACCGGTGCCGCGCTGGCCTGTTCGGTATTCGGCATCGGCTCGGTCTTGCCGACGAGCATGACGTCGAATTTGATGCCGATCGGGCTCGCACAGGCTGCCGGGGCGGCCGCCAATGCGCCTGGTCAGGCCGGGCGTCCCGCAGCACCACTGCCCAGCATGCCGGCGCCGCCGCGCGCCAGCTTGCCGGGTTTCAATCCGCCGCCCGCTTCGCCGGGCACCACGGCAAGCGGCCCGGTGCGTCAGCAGCCGGCGCGCATGCCGTTCTACGTCGCGACACGCGGCACCACCACCATTTATGTTCTGGGCACGCTGCATGTCGGCGACCCCGCCGACTATCCTGCCAAACAGCCGTTCCGCGCGCCGATCCTCGGTGCCCTGGCGGCGTCGCCGACTTTGGCGCTCGAACTTTCCCCCGACGAACTGCTTGTCTCGCAAGACGACGTGTCGAAGTACGGCGTGTGCCGGCGCGACTGTCTGCCGGGTCTGTTGCCCGAGCCGTTGTGGCGCAAGCTGGCCTTTCGTCTGCGGGGCAATCCCGCCGCGCTGGACGCGATCAAGAAGATGCGGCCGTGGCTTGCGTCGCTGGTGGTCGAAACCTACGATTCATTGAGCGCCGGCCTGCAAACCGAGTACGGCACGGAAGCGCAATTGCAGAACGTGTATATCCGCACGCGCGGCAAGATCGTCGGACTCGAAACCTTGCCGCAACAGATGCGCGCATTCACCGGGCTCTCGCTTGCGCAGCAGCGCGAGATGCTGGCGCAGGACCTCGTGCAGACGCCCGCGGAAAACGTCGACGACGTACGGACCTTGCACCGCCTGTGGCGCGTCGGCGACGCCGATGCGATCGCCGCCTGGCAGGCGGCCAAATCCGAAAAACTCGCGCGCGACCAGCGCATCTCCGATTCGATCGACAACCGCATCGTCTACGAACGCAACCGGCGTTTCGTGTCGCGCATGTTGCTGATCGCCGCACCGAACAAACCGGTGTTCGTGGCGATCGGCGCGTTGCATCTGGGTGGCCGCAAAGGTGTGTTGCAACTGTTGCGGCAACACGGTTTCATCGTCGACGCGTACTGA
- a CDS encoding BrnT family toxin, with product MYKRQYRWRVLFEWDEIKNQINIRKHGIDFGDAIDVFNHPVLTALDQREDYGEERWIALGCIAAILGVVVYVERDENVLRIISARKATRREVTQYKQRIWH from the coding sequence ATGTACAAACGTCAATACAGGTGGCGCGTGCTGTTCGAATGGGACGAAATTAAGAATCAGATCAACATCCGCAAACATGGCATCGACTTTGGCGATGCGATCGACGTGTTCAATCATCCGGTACTGACGGCGCTGGATCAGCGCGAAGACTATGGCGAGGAACGCTGGATCGCGCTGGGCTGTATTGCGGCGATCCTGGGCGTGGTGGTGTATGTCGAGCGCGACGAAAACGTGCTGCGGATCATTTCAGCGCGCAAGGCAACCCGCCGCGAAGTCACGCAATACAAGCAGCGTATCTGGCACTGA
- the pxpA gene encoding 5-oxoprolinase subunit PxpA — translation MEIDLNADLGEGCGSDEALLDLVSSANIACGWHAGGANAMRDCVRWAVEKGVSIGAHPSFNDPENFGRKEMDLPANDIYAGVLYQLGALSAIAQAEGGRIAHVKPHGALYNQAARDPKIADAIVSAVHDFDPSVAVFALANSGLVTAARNAGLIAVEEVFADRGYRADGSLVPRKEPGALLDDENQVLERTLAMVREQRVQAVDGQWVPLNAQTICLHGDGPHALAFARRIRGALEDAGIEVHAAGAARV, via the coding sequence ATGGAAATCGATTTGAACGCCGACCTCGGCGAAGGCTGCGGGTCCGACGAAGCGCTGCTCGACCTCGTCAGTTCGGCGAACATCGCGTGCGGCTGGCATGCGGGCGGCGCCAACGCGATGCGCGACTGCGTGCGCTGGGCGGTGGAAAAAGGCGTGTCGATCGGCGCGCATCCGAGCTTTAACGATCCGGAAAATTTCGGCCGCAAAGAGATGGACCTGCCGGCCAACGACATCTACGCGGGCGTGTTGTACCAGTTGGGCGCATTGTCCGCGATCGCCCAGGCCGAAGGCGGGCGCATCGCGCACGTCAAGCCGCACGGCGCGCTGTACAACCAGGCCGCGCGCGATCCGAAGATCGCCGACGCGATCGTCTCCGCCGTGCACGATTTCGATCCGTCGGTGGCGGTGTTCGCGCTCGCCAACAGCGGACTCGTCACCGCCGCGCGCAACGCAGGCCTGATCGCCGTCGAAGAAGTGTTCGCCGATCGAGGCTATCGCGCCGACGGTTCGCTCGTGCCGCGCAAGGAGCCCGGCGCGCTGCTCGACGACGAAAACCAGGTGCTGGAACGCACGCTCGCGATGGTGCGCGAGCAACGCGTGCAAGCCGTGGATGGTCAATGGGTGCCGCTGAACGCGCAAACCATCTGCCTGCACGGCGACGGCCCGCATGCGCTCGCCTTCGCGCGACGGATTCGCGGCGCGCTGGAAGACGCCGGCATTGAAGTCCACGCGGCCGGCGCGGCGCGCGTCTAA
- a CDS encoding ABC transporter permease subunit, producing the protein MFRFVLRRIGMVIPTFIGITILAFALIHLIPGDPIEVMMGERGVDPAMHAAALHRLGLDESLPMQYVHYVGRALHGDLGTSIITNTSVMGEFLARFPATIELSICALLFALIVGLPAGVFAALRRGTVVDHGVMGTALTGYSMPIFWWGLILIMFFSVDLGWTPVSGRIAVEYDIPHVTGFMLIDAMMSTDEGAFKSALSHLILPAIVLGTIPLAVVARMTRSSMLEVLREDYIRTARAKGLSPARVIVVHALRNALIPVVTVIGLQVGTLLAGAVLTETLFSWPGIGKWLIDAISRRDYPVVQGGILMIATLVIVVNLFVDLLYGVLNPRIRHTR; encoded by the coding sequence ATGTTCCGCTTTGTTTTGCGCCGCATCGGCATGGTGATTCCGACCTTCATCGGTATCACGATCCTTGCGTTCGCGCTGATTCACCTGATTCCGGGCGACCCCATCGAAGTCATGATGGGCGAGCGCGGCGTCGACCCCGCCATGCACGCCGCGGCGCTGCACCGGCTCGGGCTCGACGAGTCCCTGCCGATGCAGTACGTCCACTACGTCGGCCGCGCGCTGCATGGGGACCTCGGCACGTCGATCATCACCAATACCAGCGTGATGGGCGAATTCCTCGCGCGCTTTCCCGCCACGATCGAACTGTCGATCTGCGCCCTGCTGTTCGCGCTGATCGTGGGCTTGCCCGCCGGCGTGTTCGCCGCGTTGCGACGCGGTACGGTGGTCGATCACGGCGTGATGGGCACGGCCCTGACCGGCTACTCGATGCCGATCTTCTGGTGGGGTTTGATCCTCATCATGTTCTTCTCGGTCGATCTGGGCTGGACGCCGGTGTCAGGCCGCATCGCGGTCGAATACGACATTCCGCACGTCACGGGTTTCATGCTGATCGACGCGATGATGTCCACCGACGAAGGCGCGTTCAAATCCGCGCTGAGCCATCTGATCCTGCCGGCGATCGTGCTCGGCACGATTCCGCTGGCGGTCGTCGCGCGGATGACGCGTTCGTCGATGCTCGAAGTGCTGCGCGAGGATTACATCCGCACCGCGCGCGCGAAGGGTTTGTCGCCGGCACGCGTGATCGTCGTGCATGCGTTGCGCAACGCGCTGATTCCGGTTGTCACGGTGATCGGTTTGCAGGTCGGTACGCTGCTCGCGGGCGCGGTGCTGACCGAGACGCTGTTTTCGTGGCCGGGTATCGGCAAGTGGCTGATCGACGCGATCAGCCGGCGCGATTATCCGGTGGTGCAGGGCGGTATCCTGATGATCGCCACGCTGGTGATCGTTGTGAACCTGTTCGTCGACCTGTTGTACGGCGTGCTCAATCCACGCATCCGCCATACGAGGTAA
- a CDS encoding ABC transporter permease subunit — protein MADIQNTVPQAVTPPSGRAIAAREFWANFSRNRGAVGAGIIVLALIFIAIFAPLIAPHSPIEQYRDNVKIPPAWLDGGNWKFILGTDEAGRDILSRLMYGARLSFWIGFVSVVLALIPGIVLGLIAAFFEKWADTPIMRIMDVLLALPSLLLAVAVVAIIGPGLVNTMLAIAIVALPGYVRLTRASAQGELQKEYVTASRVAGAGTLRLMFSQVLPNCTAPLIVQATLGFSSAILDAAALGFLGLGVQPPSAEWGAMLASARDYIDNAWWIVTLPGLSIVISVLAINLLGDGLRDALDPKLKRMA, from the coding sequence ATGGCTGACATTCAAAATACAGTCCCCCAGGCCGTGACGCCGCCCAGCGGCCGCGCTATCGCCGCCCGTGAATTCTGGGCGAATTTCTCGCGCAACCGCGGTGCGGTCGGCGCGGGCATCATCGTGCTGGCACTGATCTTCATCGCGATCTTCGCGCCGTTGATCGCGCCGCACAGCCCGATCGAGCAATACCGCGACAACGTGAAGATTCCACCCGCCTGGCTCGACGGCGGTAACTGGAAGTTCATTCTCGGCACCGACGAAGCGGGCCGCGACATCCTCTCGCGTCTGATGTACGGTGCGCGGCTGTCGTTCTGGATCGGCTTCGTTTCGGTAGTGCTCGCGCTGATTCCGGGCATCGTGCTCGGCTTGATCGCGGCGTTCTTCGAGAAGTGGGCCGATACGCCGATCATGCGCATCATGGACGTGCTGCTCGCGTTGCCGTCGCTGCTGCTCGCGGTCGCGGTGGTGGCGATCATCGGCCCCGGTCTCGTCAACACCATGCTGGCGATCGCGATCGTCGCGTTGCCGGGTTATGTGCGTCTGACGCGTGCGTCCGCGCAAGGCGAGTTGCAGAAGGAATACGTGACCGCGTCACGCGTGGCGGGCGCCGGCACCTTGCGGCTGATGTTCTCGCAAGTGCTGCCGAACTGCACCGCGCCGCTGATCGTGCAGGCTACGCTGGGCTTTTCGTCGGCGATTCTCGACGCGGCCGCGCTCGGCTTCCTCGGCCTTGGCGTGCAACCGCCGTCGGCGGAGTGGGGCGCGATGCTGGCTTCGGCGCGCGATTACATCGACAACGCCTGGTGGATCGTCACGTTGCCGGGCCTGTCCATTGTGATCTCGGTGCTGGCGATCAACCTGCTCGGCGATGGGCTGCGCGATGCGCTCGACCCCAAACTGAAACGGATGGCGTGA
- a CDS encoding peptide ABC transporter ATP-binding protein, whose amino-acid sequence MNAVPETRRQSNHAGDHVLVADQLARYYSVKRGMFSSGTVKALNGVSFALERGKTLAVVGESGCGKSTLARQLTMIEAPSAGRLMIDGEDVAGADHAKIAALRRRVQMVFQNPFASLNPRKTVEQTLGEPLAINTQLSATERAERIAQMMRTVGLRPEHAKRYPHMFSGGQRQRVAIARAMILDPQIVVADEPVSALDVSIQAQILNLFMDLQEQFKTSYVFISHNLSVVEHIADDVMVMYFGGVAELGDKKRIFSNPRHPYTRALMSATPSIFEADRTIKIKLQGEMPSPLNPPSGCTFHLRCPYVIDRCRSEEPKLREVDGRQVSCHRAEEVGDVDA is encoded by the coding sequence ATGAACGCAGTACCCGAAACGCGGCGCCAGTCGAACCATGCGGGCGATCACGTGCTGGTTGCCGACCAGCTCGCGCGTTACTACTCCGTTAAACGCGGCATGTTTTCCTCGGGCACCGTAAAGGCGCTCAACGGCGTGTCGTTCGCGCTCGAGCGCGGCAAGACGCTGGCTGTCGTCGGCGAATCCGGCTGCGGCAAATCGACGCTAGCGCGCCAGCTCACCATGATCGAAGCGCCCAGCGCGGGCCGTTTGATGATCGACGGTGAAGATGTGGCGGGCGCGGATCACGCGAAGATCGCCGCGTTGCGGCGGCGAGTGCAGATGGTGTTCCAGAACCCGTTTGCGTCGCTGAATCCGCGCAAGACCGTCGAGCAGACGCTCGGCGAACCGCTCGCGATCAACACGCAACTGAGTGCGACCGAACGCGCCGAACGGATCGCGCAGATGATGCGCACCGTCGGCCTGCGTCCGGAACACGCGAAGCGCTATCCGCATATGTTTTCCGGCGGCCAGCGCCAGCGTGTGGCGATTGCCCGCGCGATGATTCTCGACCCGCAGATCGTGGTCGCCGACGAACCCGTGTCGGCGCTCGACGTGTCGATCCAGGCGCAGATTCTGAATCTGTTCATGGACCTGCAGGAACAGTTCAAGACCAGCTACGTGTTCATCTCGCACAACCTCTCGGTGGTCGAGCATATTGCTGACGACGTGATGGTGATGTACTTCGGCGGCGTGGCGGAGCTCGGCGACAAGAAGCGGATTTTCTCGAACCCGCGGCATCCGTACACGCGCGCGCTGATGTCGGCCACGCCGTCCATCTTCGAAGCGGATCGCACCATCAAGATCAAGCTGCAAGGTGAAATGCCGTCGCCGCTGAATCCGCCGTCGGGTTGCACGTTTCACCTGCGCTGCCCGTATGTGATCGACCGCTGCCGCAGCGAAGAACCGAAGCTGCGCGAAGTGGATGGCCGCCAGGTGTCGTGTCACCGCGCCGAGGAGGTGGGGGACGTGGATGCCTGA
- a CDS encoding BrnA antitoxin family protein, which translates to MMKKKSATDWKRLASAKDEQIDTSEMPELAGDFFERAELHVPPKQAVTMRLDADVLSWFKEQGQGYQTRINKLLRAYMMAQQRRQP; encoded by the coding sequence ATGATGAAAAAAAAATCGGCAACTGACTGGAAGCGGCTTGCATCGGCTAAAGACGAGCAGATCGACACGAGCGAAATGCCCGAACTGGCCGGCGACTTCTTCGAGCGCGCCGAGTTGCATGTTCCGCCTAAACAGGCGGTGACCATGCGCCTCGACGCGGACGTGCTGAGCTGGTTCAAGGAGCAGGGGCAGGGTTATCAGACGCGCATCAACAAGTTGTTGCGCGCCTACATGATGGCGCAGCAGCGTCGGCAGCCTTAA
- a CDS encoding tetratricopeptide repeat protein has protein sequence MEQPSHVDNARTDSPPSHLAALIDAALAAHRTGQPRAAESLYRQALALDPANPRALHYFGVLHYQRGDHETAARLMSEALRLDRNDAACWSNRGLVAAALGHADEALICYNEALQRQPDFADAHNNRGVTLQAQGAFGEAIEHYRQALASNPAMVDVHLNLGTALAKLERFDEALACYRLALALDPQSAQAHFNAGNAHNALGRHEAAIASFERALALRVDYVEAHINLGSLIGKRGDYAGAEAHYRRAVALKPNPTHLVCLGGSLGAQGRLDEEEVSYRRALALDPDYADAHQNLAWLLLKRGDYKQGWAAFARRWRQSDYDALAIPGVAEWRGEPLAGRRLLVVGEQGFGDHFQFLRFARVLERLGATVDLRVREPLLPLVERIPGVRRAFSGQPDSHYDFWVPMMSVPSCVGTVLSTLPAEVPYLFAKPEKIDAWRKRMGAASQTQRRVGLVWAGSPTFGNDRYRSVTLTELRRLGDLDNVAWYALQKGSAHAQLAEAPTAFRAHDFTAELASFEDTAALIMNLDLVIAVDTGVAHLAGALGKPVWLLLPANSDWRWLETRSDSPWYPRMTLFRQTTLGDWTPVVEQVSEALRNGHH, from the coding sequence ATGGAACAGCCTTCCCACGTCGACAACGCGCGCACCGACTCGCCGCCGTCCCATCTCGCCGCGTTGATCGACGCCGCACTCGCCGCACATCGAACCGGTCAGCCCCGCGCCGCCGAATCCCTGTACCGCCAGGCGCTCGCACTCGATCCCGCCAATCCACGGGCGCTGCACTACTTCGGCGTGCTGCACTATCAGCGCGGCGATCATGAAACCGCCGCGCGGTTGATGAGCGAGGCACTCAGGCTCGACCGCAACGACGCCGCCTGCTGGAGCAACCGCGGCCTCGTAGCCGCCGCGCTCGGCCACGCCGACGAGGCGCTGATCTGCTACAACGAGGCGCTGCAACGTCAACCGGATTTCGCCGACGCGCACAACAACCGCGGCGTCACGTTGCAAGCGCAAGGCGCGTTCGGCGAAGCGATTGAACACTACCGGCAGGCGTTGGCGTCGAACCCCGCGATGGTCGACGTTCATCTGAATCTCGGCACGGCGCTGGCCAAGCTCGAACGTTTCGACGAAGCACTCGCGTGCTATCGCCTTGCGCTGGCGCTCGATCCGCAATCGGCCCAGGCGCACTTCAACGCGGGGAACGCGCATAACGCGCTTGGACGTCACGAAGCGGCCATCGCCAGCTTCGAGCGCGCGTTGGCGTTGCGGGTGGACTACGTGGAAGCCCATATCAACCTGGGCAGCCTGATCGGTAAGCGCGGCGACTATGCGGGCGCCGAAGCGCACTACCGGCGCGCGGTTGCGCTCAAACCGAATCCGACTCACCTGGTGTGCCTCGGCGGCTCGCTCGGCGCGCAGGGCCGATTGGACGAAGAGGAGGTTTCTTATCGCCGCGCGTTGGCGCTCGATCCGGATTACGCGGACGCGCATCAAAACCTCGCGTGGCTGCTGCTCAAGCGTGGCGACTACAAGCAGGGCTGGGCCGCCTTTGCACGGCGCTGGCGGCAAAGCGACTATGACGCGCTCGCGATTCCCGGCGTGGCCGAATGGCGCGGCGAGCCACTCGCCGGACGCCGTCTGCTGGTGGTCGGCGAACAGGGTTTCGGCGATCACTTCCAGTTTCTGCGCTTTGCGCGCGTGCTCGAACGACTCGGCGCAACGGTCGACCTCCGCGTGCGCGAGCCGTTGCTGCCGCTGGTGGAACGCATACCGGGCGTGCGCCGTGCATTCAGCGGCCAGCCCGACTCTCACTACGATTTCTGGGTACCGATGATGAGTGTGCCGTCATGCGTCGGCACGGTGTTATCCACGCTACCCGCCGAGGTCCCGTATCTATTCGCGAAGCCGGAAAAGATCGACGCGTGGCGCAAGCGCATGGGCGCCGCCAGTCAAACGCAGCGCAGGGTCGGCCTGGTCTGGGCCGGCAGCCCGACGTTCGGCAATGATCGCTACCGTTCGGTCACGCTGACCGAACTGCGCCGGCTCGGCGATCTGGACAATGTGGCCTGGTACGCGCTGCAGAAAGGTTCCGCGCACGCGCAGTTGGCCGAGGCGCCGACCGCTTTCCGCGCTCACGATTTCACTGCGGAATTGGCGAGCTTCGAAGACACCGCCGCGCTGATCATGAATCTCGACCTGGTGATCGCGGTGGACACGGGCGTTGCGCATCTGGCCGGCGCGCTGGGCAAGCCGGTGTGGTTGCTGCTGCCCGCCAACTCAGATTGGCGCTGGCTGGAGACGCGCAGCGACTCGCCGTGGTATCCGCGCATGACGCTGTTCCGGCAGACGACGCTGGGCGATTGGACGCCGGTGGTCGAGCAGGTGTCTGAAGCGTTACGCAACGGCCACCATTAG